From a region of the Cucumis sativus cultivar 9930 chromosome 6, Cucumber_9930_V3, whole genome shotgun sequence genome:
- the LOC101220386 gene encoding WAT1-related protein At5g64700: MSLDDMEKKMDSKKPYFGALVCQLTFAGMSLFSKAAFVSGMNTYIFLFYRQAFGSIVLLPLTIYFARKEMRSLSKADVMKIFLQGLLGFTIGLNVYGLGVKYTSATLGAAAFNCVPVTTFFFALLSRMEKVNIRKASGMAKVGGIILCIAGVAVLAFYKGPYLKPLFNFHLFQTQQSHVSSKKEWILGCFLLFLTCLTWGLWYVLQAWVLRSCPSPLVLTFGQTFSSAIQSFVVAIAIERNPSEWKLGWNISLAAILYCGTFVIPVGNYLSSWVVKKKGPVFQAVTTPFNLIFTLIGSEFLLNDGISLGSIIGAILLVLSLYSVLWGKKKEASCFDTENNTNVVPTETKTLNNI, from the exons ATGAGTTTAGAtgatatggaaaaaaaaatggattcaaAGAAGCCTTATTTTGGAGCTCTTGTTTGTCAATTAACATTTGCTGGGATGAGTTTATTCTCAAAGGCTGCCTTTGTTTCTGGTATGAAtacttatatttttcttttctacagGCAAGCTTTTGGCAGTATCGTCTTACTTCCTCTCACCATTTATTTTGCAAG AAAGGAGATGAGAAGTTTGTCAAAAGCAGATGTGATGAAGATTTTCTTGCAGGGCCTTTTGGG GTTTACCATTGGGTTGAACGTTTATGGATTAGGAGTTAAGTATACATCAGCAACTTTGGGAGCCGCAGCCTTTAATTGTGTTCCTGTTACTACATTCTTCTTTGCTCTTCTTTCAAG GATGGAGAAggtaaatataagaaaagcAAGTGGAATGGCAAAGGTTGGAGGCATAATATTGTGCATTGCTGGTGTTGCAGTTCTTGCATTTTACAAAGGCCCTTATTTGAAACCACTCTTCAATTTTCACCTTTTTCAAACGCAACAATCCCACGTTTCTTCCAAAAAAGAATGGATTCTTGGCTGTTTCTTGCTCTTCCTTACTTGCCTTACATGGGGCTTGTGGTATGTTCTTCAg GCTTGGGTTTTGAGAAGTTGTCCATCTCCACTTGTGTTAACATTTGGACAAACATTTTCAAGTGCCATTCAATCATTTGTTGTGGCTATTGCAATTGAAAGAAACCCTTCGGAATGGAAGTTGGGTTGGAACATTTCCCTAGCTGCTATTCTTTATTGC GGAACTTTCGTAATTCCTGTTGGAAACTATTTGTCAAGTTGGgtggtaaaaaagaaaggtcCAGTTTTTCAAGCTGTTACCACACCTTTTAATCTCATTTTCACACTCATTGGTTctgaatttcttttaaatgatgGAATTAGCTTGGGAAG CATAATTGGTGCCATACTGTTGGTGTTGAGCCTTTATAGTGTTTTATggggaaaaaagaaggaagcgAGTTGTTTTGATACAGAAAACAACACTAATGTTGTTCCAACGGAAACGAAAACgttaaataacatttaa
- the LOC101206554 gene encoding WAT1-related protein At5g64700, producing MREKRMELKKPLIGAIVVQITYSGMSILAKAAFTSGMNNFIFIFYRQAFGTLFLIPPTILFKRKEVACLSIGDMFKIFMLALLGRTLVLIAYGLGVKYTSAVSGAAAFNALPVTTFLFALLLRMEKLKVKKASGMAKVGGLMLCVVGVSILAFYKGPFMKPLFNFHLLETPHHNNPHPSNSSPQPPQHTWALGCFMLLVSSICSGLWLVLQALVLKHSCPSPLVLTCGQTLSSAFQTFVVAIAVESNPSEWKLGWNIRLFSVLYCGIFVICTGNYLACWVIKKKGPVFLAATTPLNLIATLIASQFLLTDGTSLGSLIGGTLLVLSLYSVLWGQSKEKDCENTQINLINNSDPIPSEKEIGDLHDINQISISKP from the exons atgagagaaaaaagaatggaatTAAAGAAGCCTCTGATTGGAGCCATTGTTGTTCAAATCACATACTCTGGAATGAGTATTTTGGCAAAAGCTGCTTTTACTTCTGGTATgaacaactttatttttattttctataggCAAGCTTTTGGAACTCTCTTCCTTATTCCTCCTACCATCCTTTTCAAAag AAAGGAAGTAGCATGTTTATCAATTGGAGATATGTTCAAGATTTTCATGTTGGCCTTACTTGG GAGGACGTTGGTATTGATAGCTTATGGATTAGGTGTTAAATATACATCTGCAGTTTCGGGTGCTGCTGCTTTTAATGCTCTTCCTGTCACCACTTTTTTATTTGCTCTTCTTCTAAG GATGGAGAAATTGAAGGTGAAAAAAGCAAGTGGAATGGCAAAAGTAGGAGGGCTAATGTTGTGCGTTGTTGGTGTTTCAATACTTGCATTTTACAAAGGCCCTTTCATGAAACCActcttcaattttcatcttttagaAACTCCACACCATAATAATCCTCATCCTTCTAATTCTTCTCCTCAACCTCCTCAACACACTTGGGCTCTCGGTTGCTTTATGCTTCTCGTTTCTTCCATCTGTTCTGGCCTTTGGCTCGTTCTTCAG gcATTGGTTTTGAAGCATTCCTGTCCATCTCCACTTGTGTTAACCTGTGGACAAACCTTGTCAAGCGCTTTCCAAACATTTGTTGTGGCCATTGCAGTTGAATCAAATCCTTCAGAATGGAAGTTGGGTTGGAACATTCGTCTCTTTTCCGTTCTTTACTGT GGAATTTTTGTGATCTGCACTGGGAACTATTTGGCATGCTGGGTGATCAAGAAGAAGGGTCCAGTTTTTCTAGCAGCTACAACTCCATTGAATCTCATTGCTACTCTCATTGCTTCACAATTTTTACTAACTGATGGAACCAGCTTGGGAAG TTTAATAGGTGGAACATTGCTGGTTCTCAGTCTTTACAGTGTGTTATGGGGACAAAGCAAGGAAAAGGATTGTGAGAATACACAAATTAATCTTATTAATAATAGCGATCCAATTCCATCGGAAAAGGAAATTGGAGATTTACATGATATCAACCAAATTTCCATTTCCAAGCCTTAA